A region of Ictalurus furcatus strain D&B chromosome 1, Billie_1.0, whole genome shotgun sequence DNA encodes the following proteins:
- the josd2 gene encoding josephin-2 yields the protein MSGLEVFHEKQRLELCAIHALNNVLQERVFTKEAADDICKRLAPQCMVNPHRSVLGTGNYDVNVIMAALQSRGLAAVWWDKRRSVQSLCLEKVQGFILNVPSRVSLGIVSLPLKRRHWLAVRQVNGQYYNLDSKLKGPVWIGGETELRPFLSEQLSQDVAEMLLVVQREVEEDGSWLISDGCEN from the exons atGAGCGGGTTGGAGGTGTTTCATGAGAAGCAAAGGTTGGAGCTGTGTGCTATTCACGCCCTAAACAACGTGCTGCAGGAGAGAGTGTTCACCAAGGAGGCGGCCGACGACATCTGCAAGCG CCTTGCCCCACAGTGTATGGTGAACCCACACCGCTCTGTGCTGGGTACGGGGAACTATGATGTGAACGTGATTATGGCGGCCCTCCAGAGTCGTGGATTGGCTGCAGTTTGGTGGGACAAACGTAG GTCAGTGCAGAGTTTGTGTCTGGAGAAGGTGCAAGGTTTTATTTTGAACGTCCCATCGCGAGTGTCGCTGGGAATTGTGTCTCTTCCACTGAAACGCAGGCACTGGCTAGCAGTTCGGCAGGTCAATGGGCAGTACTACAACCTGGACTCTAAGCTTAAAGGTCCCGTGTGGATCGGCGGAGAAACAGAACTCAG GCCATTTCTCAGTGAGCAGTTGTCTCAGGATGTTGCTGAGATGCTTCTTGTAGTCCAAAGAGAAGTGGAGGAGGATGGATCATGGCTTATTTCAGATGGCTGTGAGAACTGA